A window of Salvia hispanica cultivar TCC Black 2014 unplaced genomic scaffold, UniMelb_Shisp_WGS_1.0 HiC_scaffold_321, whole genome shotgun sequence contains these coding sequences:
- the LOC125198902 gene encoding GPN-loop GTPase QQT1 isoform X2 has protein sequence MVFGQVVIGPPGSGKTTYCNGMSQFLQLVGRKVAVINLDPANDSLPYDCAINIEDLIKLEDVMAEHSLGPNGGLVYCMDFLDKNIDWLEAKLKPLLKDHYLLFDFPGQVELFFLHENAKKVIMRLVKKLDLRLTAVHLIDAHLCSDPGKYISALLLSLSTMLHMELPHVNVLSKIDLIESYGKLAFNLDFYTDAHDLSYLQHHLDQDPRSAKYRKLTKELCEVIENFSLVDFTTLDIQDKVSVGNLVKLIDKTNGYIFAGIDSSAVEFSKIAVGQVDWDYYRVAAVQEKYIKDDEVFDDEIITSPQPPSSIAEHDLQKDER, from the exons ATGGTGTTCGGTCAAGTGGTTATTGGACCACCGGGCTCCGGCAAGACCACCTACTGCAACGGCATGTCTCAGTTCCTCCAGCTCGTCGGCCG GAAGGTTGCGGTGATCAACTTGGATCCAGCTAATGATTCTTTGCC ATATGACTGTGCAATTAATATCGAGGATTTGATTAAGCTTGAAGATGTCATGGCGGAGCATTCTCTTGGCCCTAATGGAG GTCTTGTTTACTGCATGGATTTTTTGGACAAGAACATCGATTGGTTAGAAGCCAAACTGAAACCCCTTCTCAAAG ATCACTATCTTCTCTTTGATTTCCCTGGCCAGGTGGaactcttttttcttcatgaaAATGCCAAAAAAGTCATCATGAGACTTGTCAAGAAGTTAGATCTCAGG TTGACTGCTGTTCACTTGATTGATGCTCACCTTTGTAGCGATCCAGGGAAGTATATTAGCGCACTGCTGCTTTCACTGTCAACCATGCTACACATGGAGCTCCCCCATGTTAATGTTTTGTCAAAGATCGATCTTATTGAAAGCTATGGCAAGCTAG ctttcaACCTTGACTTCTACACTGATGCACATGATTTATCGTATCTACAGCATCATCTTGACCAAGATCCACGATCTGCTAAGTATAG AAAGCTAACAAAGGAGCTCTGTGAAGTTATAGAAAATTTCAGCCTTGTCGACTTCACCACTCTGGACATTCAG GATAAGGTGAGCGTTGGGAATCTAGTTAAACTGATTGACAAGACCAACGGATACATATTTGCTGGGATTGATTCAAGTGCAGTTGAATTTAGCAAAATCGCAGTTGGTCAAGTTGATTGGGATTATTACAG AGTGGCAGCTGTGCAGGAGAAGTACATAAAAGACGACGAAGTATTTGATGACGAGATCATCACTTCACCACAACCACCATCGTCTATTGCTGAACATGATCTTCAAAAGGATGAACGTTGA
- the LOC125198902 gene encoding GPN-loop GTPase QQT1 isoform X1 has product MVFGQVVIGPPGSGKTTYCNGMSQFLQLVGRKVAVINLDPANDSLPYDCAINIEDLIKLEDVMAEHSLGPNGGVTFVLVVELYRVIRVADMQLGLVYCMDFLDKNIDWLEAKLKPLLKDHYLLFDFPGQVELFFLHENAKKVIMRLVKKLDLRLTAVHLIDAHLCSDPGKYISALLLSLSTMLHMELPHVNVLSKIDLIESYGKLAFNLDFYTDAHDLSYLQHHLDQDPRSAKYRKLTKELCEVIENFSLVDFTTLDIQDKVSVGNLVKLIDKTNGYIFAGIDSSAVEFSKIAVGQVDWDYYRVAAVQEKYIKDDEVFDDEIITSPQPPSSIAEHDLQKDER; this is encoded by the exons ATGGTGTTCGGTCAAGTGGTTATTGGACCACCGGGCTCCGGCAAGACCACCTACTGCAACGGCATGTCTCAGTTCCTCCAGCTCGTCGGCCG GAAGGTTGCGGTGATCAACTTGGATCCAGCTAATGATTCTTTGCC ATATGACTGTGCAATTAATATCGAGGATTTGATTAAGCTTGAAGATGTCATGGCGGAGCATTCTCTTGGCCCTAATGGAGGTGTAACTTTTGTGCTGGTTGTCGAACTTTATAGGGTTATTCGAGTTGCAGATATGCAGCTAG GTCTTGTTTACTGCATGGATTTTTTGGACAAGAACATCGATTGGTTAGAAGCCAAACTGAAACCCCTTCTCAAAG ATCACTATCTTCTCTTTGATTTCCCTGGCCAGGTGGaactcttttttcttcatgaaAATGCCAAAAAAGTCATCATGAGACTTGTCAAGAAGTTAGATCTCAGG TTGACTGCTGTTCACTTGATTGATGCTCACCTTTGTAGCGATCCAGGGAAGTATATTAGCGCACTGCTGCTTTCACTGTCAACCATGCTACACATGGAGCTCCCCCATGTTAATGTTTTGTCAAAGATCGATCTTATTGAAAGCTATGGCAAGCTAG ctttcaACCTTGACTTCTACACTGATGCACATGATTTATCGTATCTACAGCATCATCTTGACCAAGATCCACGATCTGCTAAGTATAG AAAGCTAACAAAGGAGCTCTGTGAAGTTATAGAAAATTTCAGCCTTGTCGACTTCACCACTCTGGACATTCAG GATAAGGTGAGCGTTGGGAATCTAGTTAAACTGATTGACAAGACCAACGGATACATATTTGCTGGGATTGATTCAAGTGCAGTTGAATTTAGCAAAATCGCAGTTGGTCAAGTTGATTGGGATTATTACAG AGTGGCAGCTGTGCAGGAGAAGTACATAAAAGACGACGAAGTATTTGATGACGAGATCATCACTTCACCACAACCACCATCGTCTATTGCTGAACATGATCTTCAAAAGGATGAACGTTGA